The window CCGGGCGACCGCCGAACGGATCGCGCAGCGCCTGGGCATCACCACCGTCATCGCCGACGTCCTCCCCGGCGACAAGGCCGCCAAGATCGGCGAACTTCAGCAGGGCGGCCGCACAGTCGCCATGGTCGGTGACGGTGTCAACGACGCGCCCGCCCTCGCCCAGGCCGACCTGGGCATCGCAATCGGCGCCGGCACCGACGTGGCCATCGAGACCGCCGACCTCGTTCTGATGCGCTCCGACCCCCTGGACGTCCCCACCGCCCTGCGTATCGGCCGGGGCACCCTGCGCAAAATGCGCCAGAACCTCGGCTGGGCCATCGGCTACAACGCCATCGCCCTGCCCATCGCCGCTGGGGTCTTCGAACCCACTACAGGCCTGATCCTCCGCCCCGAGATCGCCGCCCTGTCCATGTCCGGGTCCAGCATCATCGTCGCTGTCAACGCCCTCGCGCTCAAGCGCCTCCACCTGCCCCGCCCTCAGCGAACGGATCCGGCGGGCGGAGACGGCGAGCGGGGCTAAGGGCTGTCCCGGGGCGCCATTCGCGGGCGCGCCCTACGCTGGGAGATATGACCGGCCGCGAGCCCCGCACGGCACCACGGGTGCTGATGCGGCTCACCAAGATGCTCGTCCTGGCCCTCACCGTCGGGCTGCTCGGTATGCACGCCCTGGGCCCTGCGGCCGCTCTGCCGTCGCCGGTCACCGTCGAGCACACGTCCCACCACCCGCCCACTGCACATGCCGGTCCGCACTACCTGTGCCCCGACGACGACCACAACACGGGCCGCCACATCAGCCACGCGGACACGATGTGCGCCTCCGCGTCCCTGCCCAGCGCCCCCGACATCACCGCACCGGACAAAGTACCCATCACCGGCGCGGAGCACGAAGCCGATGCCGTTGCCCCGGTGCCGAACCTGCTCTCGGCGGCCTACAAAGCCGTCGGAAAGCGGGCGCCGCCGTCGCTCGCCGAACTCCAGCTCCTGCGGATATAGGGACTCCTCCTGCGGTGCGCCTCCCGCGACCGCACAGTGCCCGTTCCCTCCGCACTCGATCACTGGAGTCAGCGAAATGAACACGAACCGATCCGTACCGCGTCGTGCGGCCCTGGCAGCCACCGCGGCCGCCGTCGGCCTGGTCCTCACGGCCTGCGGCACCGACGACAGTACAAACACTGCCGGCACCGCTGCTGGTACTTCCACGACCGCCCCGGCTCCGTCCGAGGCCGAACAGCACAACAAGGCGGACGTCGCCTTCGCGCAAGGGATGATCCCCCACCACCGCCAAGCCATCGTCATGTCCGACATGGCCCAGTCGCACGGCGCGTCCAATGCGGTCAAGGCCCTCGCCGAGAGGATCAAGAAGGCGCAGCAGCCGGAAATCGACGCCATGGCCGGCTGGCTGAGGGCATGGGGCGAGAGAGTGCCCTCCGGCATGGAAGGCATGGATGGCATGGGACACGGCGATGACGACTCCACCCTGCCCGGCATGATGGATGACGAGGACCTCAACCGCATCGGGAGCGCGCGGGGCAACGCCTTCGACACCATGTTCCTGATCCATATGATCGAGCACCACGAAGGCGCGATCGACATGGCGGAAACCGAGAAGCGGCAAGGCCTCTACGGCCCGGCCAAGACCCTTGCCGACGACATCATCACCTCCCAGACCGCCGAGATCACCCAGATGCGCGAGATGCTCAAGAACGGCTGACCATGCGGTGTGGATGGCCTGAGTGCGCCTTGCCGGCCGACACCGTCACGGGCAATACGCACGGCGTGTGAGTGACCCGGGCACCGGCCCGAAGGTCCCCCGTGTCTTCTGGTGGTGCGGAGACACCAGACCGCCTTCGGCGTCCGGTGTCTCCGCACGGTCCGGTTAGAGCTTTGCGATGTCCTTGTGGATCACTTCGATCCCTCCGTCGTGGTAGGCGACCAGGCGGATCTTGAGCTGATATCCCTTGGGCGCCTTGATGATCTGGTTGATCGTCTCCCCGAGGCTGCCGCCGTGACATGGAGGCTCTGAATTGAGGGCGGTCCAGCCGTCCTCCACGTCCTTCGGGTCGTTCCACTCCACCCAGACGCAGTCGGGCTCGCCGGAGAAGGCCTGCAGCGAGATGATCTTGACCGAGTTCACCGCGCCGTCGACGCGCTCATAGGTCACAGTCGCGGAATTGCGGTGGAGGCCGGCGCCGGCCTCCAGGTTGACCGTACTGACCAACGTGTCAGCAGCGGCCGGGACTGCTCCTCCCGCTATCGTCGCGGCCATTGCCGCAGCGGTGACAGACAGGGCTGATATGCGCATGTTCCTTCTCCAAAGAAGCTAGTTGAGGGAAATTCACCCTAGCCATGCATGCGGGCTCACGGTCCGACAACATCCGCCAATCGGCCGGAATCGAACCTCACCTCGCGTACACGGCGGGTCCGGTCCCCGACATCGCAAGGCGGAGGTGCTCCTGCGCACTGTACGGACTCGGGAACCTCCGACAAGGCGATCAGGTGCGGTGCCGGGCGGCCATGGACCACGAATTCCGGCTGCTCAACGACGTGACGTCAGGAAGTGACTGCGACCGCCACGTCTGACCGGCGGGCACCGCGTGACCACAAGCGGCACGGACAGCCCACAGTGCGAAGCCGGCCCCCTGCCGAGCGTCAGCTCTCACTTCGCCGGCGTCAGCCGGTCCCTGGTGGTCACGCTTGCAGCAGCGAGACTTGAGCGAAGGCGAAGAGCGAGTCGACGGCAATGCCCTCGCCGTCCTTCAGCAGGATGCCGAAGACCACGCGGAGCGTGCCGAAGTCTTGGATGAGACGGTGGTTTGGGATTTGGGCAGCCACCTGCTTGAGGAGCTTGGCCCGTACCTCCGAATCGCTCAGCAAGGTCTCCACTGCGACCACGCCTTGGGCGAAGAGGTGGTTGAGGGGGCGGTACTGGAGGTGGCCTTCTTGACGCAGATCAGCTGACCGTCAGGGCCCAAGACATCGCAGATCTCCAGCCCTCCACCCTTGAATTTGCTGGTGTGGCCGACGGCCGGGGCCGGTCGCGGCGGAAGCTGGCTCAGGTGTGGAGGCGGCTGTTGGGGCCGTCCTGGTCCCGGGCGCTCTCGTCGTTGAACCAGTAGTCCCCGGCGGCCAGGTACCGGAAGGAATGGGTGCCCTCGCTGGGCAGCTCGACCGTGACGGCGCGCTTGCCGTCCTTGCGGGCCTTGAGCGTGTGCACGCCGGGCTGCCAGCCGTTGAAGTCGCCCACCACGCTGACCGGCCCCGACGGGTTGTCGGCGGGAAGGATGAAGGTGACCTCGGTGCGGTCCTTGCGCAGCGTGCGCTCCAGCATGGGTGCTCCTGACGGGCGGTAGTGGATGGGTGCGTCGCCCATCGTGGGTAGTGCGCGCACGGCCCGCACGCCGACCCGGCCACCCGCGTCCCGGTGTCACTCGCCCACCGCGCCAGGTGACACCAATGGCGCGAAACATCACGCAAAGTGTCATCCTGGCGGGTAGGAGTCCTGTTCCGCAGTAGCGCCAGGAGCCGATAATCGATGCCCAGCAGGCTGTGCCGGGGGGGTGCGTTGTCGCGCAACGACGCAGGCTCTGATTCAGGAGTCGCGGATTGTG of the Streptomyces sp. NBC_01294 genome contains:
- a CDS encoding DUF6119 family protein, encoding MRQEGHLQYRPLNHLFAQGVVAVETLLSDSEVRAKLLKQVAAQIPNHRLIQDFGTLRVVFGILLKDGEGIAVDSLFAFAQVSLLQA
- a CDS encoding isoamylase early set domain-containing protein, producing the protein MLERTLRKDRTEVTFILPADNPSGPVSVVGDFNGWQPGVHTLKARKDGKRAVTVELPSEGTHSFRYLAAGDYWFNDESARDQDGPNSRLHT
- a CDS encoding DUF6153 family protein; its protein translation is MTGREPRTAPRVLMRLTKMLVLALTVGLLGMHALGPAAALPSPVTVEHTSHHPPTAHAGPHYLCPDDDHNTGRHISHADTMCASASLPSAPDITAPDKVPITGAEHEADAVAPVPNLLSAAYKAVGKRAPPSLAELQLLRI
- a CDS encoding DUF305 domain-containing protein, which gives rise to MNTNRSVPRRAALAATAAAVGLVLTACGTDDSTNTAGTAAGTSTTAPAPSEAEQHNKADVAFAQGMIPHHRQAIVMSDMAQSHGASNAVKALAERIKKAQQPEIDAMAGWLRAWGERVPSGMEGMDGMGHGDDDSTLPGMMDDEDLNRIGSARGNAFDTMFLIHMIEHHEGAIDMAETEKRQGLYGPAKTLADDIITSQTAEITQMREMLKNG